The following are encoded together in the Roseobacter denitrificans OCh 114 genome:
- a CDS encoding DeoR/GlpR family DNA-binding transcription regulator, giving the protein MDNLHNAPLTHRHQRILEIVNKQSIADVGQLSDALGVSTVTIRSDLDALDKRLLLRRVRGGAMAMQAARFERPVDVPTHSFTSEKERIGAVAAGMVRSGETIILDAGTTTLAMAMALPKDIEDVVVITSSLDIAIALEKHPGATVFVTGGKLKKSGRNPNSRSLVPPFAGLLLDHLNADFAYLCCAGIDAERGFTNANLEEAEVKRFMISAARRCVMLADRGKIGHVAGARIAPIQDITTLVTDRKANPTDVSELQKSGLKVILA; this is encoded by the coding sequence ATGGATAATCTGCATAATGCTCCTTTGACGCACAGACACCAGCGCATCCTGGAGATCGTCAACAAACAAAGCATCGCAGACGTCGGCCAACTCTCGGATGCGCTCGGCGTTTCCACAGTCACCATTCGCTCGGACCTTGATGCGCTGGACAAACGCTTGCTCCTGCGACGGGTCCGGGGGGGCGCAATGGCCATGCAGGCCGCCCGTTTCGAGCGCCCGGTGGATGTACCGACGCATAGCTTTACCTCAGAGAAAGAGCGCATCGGTGCTGTCGCCGCTGGCATGGTACGCAGCGGTGAAACCATTATCCTCGATGCAGGAACCACCACACTTGCCATGGCGATGGCCCTGCCCAAGGACATCGAGGACGTCGTGGTCATTACATCCAGCCTCGATATTGCGATTGCGCTTGAAAAACACCCCGGCGCGACGGTTTTCGTAACAGGGGGTAAGCTTAAGAAATCGGGGCGAAATCCAAACTCCCGCTCCCTCGTGCCGCCTTTTGCGGGGCTACTGCTGGATCACCTGAACGCCGATTTCGCCTACCTGTGCTGCGCAGGTATCGATGCAGAACGCGGCTTTACCAACGCGAACCTGGAAGAAGCAGAAGTGAAACGCTTCATGATTTCAGCCGCGCGGCGCTGCGTCATGCTGGCCGATCGGGGCAAGATCGGGCACGTCGCCGGCGCGCGGATCGCCCCCATTCAGGATATCACAACACTCGTGACCGATCGCAAGGCGAACCCCACCGATGTGTCCGAACTGCAGAAATCGGGCCTGAAGGTTATTCTTGCCTGA
- a CDS encoding ABC transporter permease, whose protein sequence is MRGRAERIGLLALPGLSFLAIIYALPLFMLLLKSFQIDGQFSVEEYVTFFSDEYNLNVLWRTLRVALLTTGLALIIAYPTAIIMARVKGFWLSVFLVAMVLPMSVGVVVKAFAWTILFRTRGVLNDTLMSLGITEAPIRMLFTETALVIGAANVFLPFMVLPIYAVLRQMDSRLPEAAASLGATPVFRFMNVTLPLSLPGVVAGSAFTFSLAVSMYVIPSLIVGERQQTLSMLTARSFLYLRNEALGATISSILLVIAISVVLGSSWLANRLGARQ, encoded by the coding sequence ATGAGGGGCCGGGCCGAGCGTATCGGGCTTCTCGCGCTGCCCGGCCTGAGCTTTCTGGCAATCATTTATGCGCTGCCGCTTTTCATGTTGCTGCTCAAATCGTTCCAGATCGACGGTCAGTTTTCCGTGGAGGAATACGTCACCTTTTTCAGTGATGAGTATAATCTGAACGTGCTGTGGCGCACCCTGCGCGTGGCCCTGCTGACCACGGGTCTGGCGCTGATCATCGCCTATCCCACCGCGATCATCATGGCGCGGGTGAAAGGCTTCTGGCTGTCGGTGTTTCTGGTCGCGATGGTGCTGCCGATGTCTGTCGGCGTTGTCGTCAAAGCCTTTGCATGGACGATCCTTTTTCGCACGCGCGGCGTGCTGAACGACACGTTGATGTCGCTGGGCATCACGGAGGCACCGATCCGTATGCTTTTCACCGAAACAGCCCTCGTAATTGGTGCTGCGAACGTATTCCTGCCCTTCATGGTGTTGCCGATCTACGCGGTGCTGCGCCAGATGGACAGCCGCCTGCCGGAGGCTGCGGCATCGTTGGGGGCAACGCCGGTCTTTCGCTTCATGAACGTCACCCTGCCGCTCAGCCTGCCCGGCGTGGTCGCAGGATCCGCCTTCACCTTCAGCCTCGCCGTTTCGATGTATGTGATCCCTTCGCTCATCGTGGGGGAAAGGCAGCAAACCCTGTCCATGCTCACCGCGCGCTCGTTTCTCTACCTGCGCAATGAAGCACTTGGGGCCACGATATCTTCAATCCTGCTGGTTATCGCGATCTCGGTGGTTCTGGGGTCAAGCTGGCTTGCGAACCGTCTGGGGGCGCGGCAATGA
- a CDS encoding ABC transporter ATP-binding protein, with protein MGKYLDVTAVGKAFKGTTVMSDMHFSVARGELVSLLGPSGCGKTTLLRIIAGLTPADTGDVLLDGRAITTVPAHRRNISVVFQSYALFPHLTVAENVAFGLRARGTAKADCGPKITEALALVRMSEFADRPVAALSGGQQQRVAVARALIVDPVLLLLDEPFSALDRKLRETMQVELKTLLRERDMTAIFVTHDQDEAMGVSDRIAVMNAGRIEQFASPADLYARPASAFVMDFVGLSTRLTGEVIDTDADQSIVRTAYGTIRTPGKRLPGERVTVGVRPELIKTEPGENSVSVTLADAMVLGSKTQLHGRANDGDRLLCELPGMGCGLSAGDSVTFGWAAADTLVYEAAS; from the coding sequence ATGGGCAAATATCTGGACGTGACTGCTGTCGGCAAGGCGTTCAAAGGCACCACGGTCATGTCGGACATGCATTTTTCCGTAGCACGGGGGGAACTGGTTTCTCTGCTGGGACCTTCGGGATGTGGCAAGACCACGCTGTTGCGCATCATCGCAGGGTTGACCCCTGCGGATACGGGCGATGTCCTGCTGGACGGGCGCGCGATCACCACGGTGCCTGCGCATCGGCGCAATATCTCCGTCGTCTTCCAAAGCTATGCGCTGTTTCCACATCTGACGGTTGCGGAGAACGTCGCCTTCGGTCTGCGCGCACGGGGAACGGCAAAAGCCGATTGCGGTCCGAAAATCACCGAGGCGCTCGCCCTCGTGCGGATGAGTGAATTTGCCGACCGCCCTGTTGCCGCCCTCTCGGGAGGGCAGCAGCAACGCGTCGCCGTTGCGCGCGCGCTGATTGTCGATCCGGTGCTGTTGCTCTTGGACGAGCCATTTTCCGCTCTGGACCGCAAGTTGCGCGAAACCATGCAGGTCGAGTTGAAAACGCTTTTGCGGGAGCGCGACATGACCGCGATTTTCGTGACGCATGATCAGGACGAGGCGATGGGCGTGTCCGATCGCATCGCCGTTATGAACGCAGGCCGGATCGAACAATTCGCCTCACCAGCCGATCTATACGCCCGGCCCGCAAGCGCGTTCGTGATGGATTTTGTCGGGCTTTCCACGCGGCTGACCGGGGAGGTCATCGACACGGACGCGGATCAATCCATCGTCCGGACTGCCTATGGCACCATCAGGACACCCGGCAAACGCCTCCCCGGAGAACGGGTAACCGTCGGTGTCCGCCCGGAACTCATCAAAACAGAGCCGGGGGAAAACAGCGTATCCGTCACGCTTGCGGATGCAATGGTCCTGGGCTCGAAAACCCAGTTGCATGGGCGCGCCAATGACGGCGACCGGCTGCTGTGCGAACTGCCGGGCATGGGCTGCGGACTGTCCGCCGGGGACAGCGTCACGTTTGGCTGGGCCGCCGCGGACACACTCGTCTACGAAGCGGCATCATGA
- a CDS encoding ABC transporter permease, which translates to MIKALRTSSLGDILGIGLVLFIAVFSLILLIAPSIIVVIISFDTRAFVSFPPEGFTLRWYAEVFEQTELVGAMWTSLKVGLMVTALCIVLGVPTALACVRGKFRGTTALSVFVLVPHMVPGIVLGVAVLFAGALVGVSPSIWLQAVSIAVFIMAVMVRTVQSRLVRLDPALEEAATNLGASSFQSLRTITFPLLLPAILAGAVFTFVEGFDNLSVAIFTHGFRDRPLPVELLALVQYTSTPLVAAVSGVQILLAILALVAVSMSIGLDKVNE; encoded by the coding sequence ATGATCAAAGCGCTGCGCACCTCTTCGCTCGGGGATATTCTGGGCATCGGTTTGGTCCTTTTCATCGCGGTGTTTTCGCTGATCCTGCTGATCGCGCCGTCGATCATTGTTGTCATCATTTCTTTTGACACCCGCGCGTTCGTGAGCTTTCCGCCGGAAGGCTTCACCCTGCGCTGGTACGCAGAGGTTTTTGAGCAGACCGAACTGGTCGGCGCCATGTGGACCAGCCTCAAGGTGGGTCTGATGGTCACGGCACTGTGCATCGTGCTGGGTGTGCCCACTGCCCTCGCCTGTGTACGTGGCAAGTTTCGCGGCACCACGGCGCTTTCCGTCTTCGTGCTGGTGCCGCATATGGTGCCCGGCATCGTTCTCGGGGTGGCCGTGCTCTTTGCCGGAGCGCTTGTGGGCGTCTCCCCCTCGATCTGGCTGCAGGCGGTCTCGATCGCCGTGTTCATCATGGCCGTCATGGTGCGCACGGTGCAAAGCCGTCTTGTCCGGCTTGACCCCGCGCTGGAGGAAGCCGCGACGAACCTCGGTGCGTCATCCTTTCAGAGCCTGCGCACTATCACATTCCCGCTGTTGCTGCCGGCGATATTGGCGGGGGCTGTGTTCACCTTCGTCGAGGGCTTTGACAACCTGTCGGTCGCAATTTTCACCCATGGCTTCCGGGACAGACCCTTGCCCGTGGAGTTGCTGGCCCTCGTCCAATACACCTCCACCCCCCTCGTGGCAGCGGTGTCCGGCGTTCAGATCCTGCTGGCAATCCTCGCGCTTGTCGCCGTGTCGATGAGCATCGGGCTGGACAAGGTAAACGAATGA
- a CDS encoding ABC transporter substrate-binding protein has protein sequence MKLTRRSVVGGLTAATALASPVILRAATRELVMTGYGNDSDAPLIAAGEELARRNPGVSLRIIGGLSSEALAQIKAARGNSPYDLGVMGSPAIINALAEDVLVPLDFSKIPNTANVDPKFPSYGYDVGQPIWFEGIGIAYDKTKITTPPTTWEELWSGDYTGRIGMCRPQSNLGLGVLAATSEAFGMPQSDMDFALNKWMELDPLVGRSPPLLQQMIERGEVDLAPLWHVNSALAANSGLPIGYTKITGPGPLMLPTNIVQFVNTQDGTADLVHEFTDILLTPEIQSMAGSAPIYFGTVVEGIEVPAEAAPYVPSTPEELATTTSLEWPDFAPLRRQTVESFDRMFAAT, from the coding sequence ATGAAACTAACCAGAAGAAGCGTTGTTGGCGGGCTAACAGCCGCAACCGCCTTGGCCAGCCCGGTAATCCTGCGTGCTGCCACCCGCGAATTGGTAATGACAGGCTATGGTAACGATTCGGATGCGCCCCTGATTGCCGCCGGCGAAGAACTTGCCCGCCGCAACCCCGGTGTTTCTTTGCGCATCATCGGCGGCCTGTCGTCCGAAGCGCTCGCTCAGATCAAAGCGGCACGGGGCAATTCTCCCTATGACCTCGGCGTCATGGGGTCCCCCGCGATCATCAACGCGCTGGCCGAAGATGTCCTGGTACCACTGGACTTTTCAAAAATCCCGAACACGGCCAATGTGGATCCGAAATTCCCGTCCTATGGCTATGACGTCGGCCAGCCGATCTGGTTTGAAGGGATCGGCATCGCCTACGACAAGACCAAGATCACCACGCCGCCCACCACATGGGAAGAACTCTGGAGCGGCGACTACACCGGGCGCATTGGCATGTGTCGCCCGCAATCCAACCTTGGCCTTGGGGTCCTTGCCGCAACCAGCGAAGCCTTTGGGATGCCGCAGTCCGACATGGACTTTGCGCTGAACAAATGGATGGAACTTGATCCGCTGGTGGGCCGCTCACCGCCGCTGCTGCAGCAGATGATCGAGCGTGGCGAAGTGGATCTGGCCCCCCTGTGGCACGTCAATTCCGCACTTGCCGCAAACTCCGGGTTGCCCATCGGCTACACCAAGATCACGGGGCCAGGACCGCTGATGTTGCCCACGAATATCGTGCAGTTTGTCAATACGCAGGACGGCACCGCAGACCTTGTGCACGAATTCACCGACATTCTGCTGACGCCGGAAATCCAGTCGATGGCAGGCAGCGCGCCGATCTATTTCGGAACGGTCGTGGAAGGCATCGAGGTACCTGCAGAGGCCGCGCCCTATGTTCCTTCGACACCCGAAGAACTGGCAACGACCACCTCTCTAGAATGGCCTGATTTCGCGCCCTTGCGCCGCCAGACCGTTGAGTCCTTTGATCGAATGTTCGCCGCGACATGA
- a CDS encoding GntR family transcriptional regulator, with protein sequence MPDQKNATAVAEHVAAVLRDRIVKGELTARDRIVERQLSAELDVSRTPIREALKLLEADGLIEITLHRGAIVSDYKPEDAVVLFDVISVLESLAARRVCEGMTPSTLQRLEDLHGQMLEYHHAGRTNDYFDHNTLIHDFIIQSCANPVLITTHNRLMIRARRGRYLAILNEARLEQAVAEHEDLMQAFRHESADKAAQVWERHLRHTGETVAAVLLAEADI encoded by the coding sequence ATGCCCGATCAAAAGAACGCAACAGCCGTTGCAGAACACGTGGCGGCAGTTCTGCGTGACCGGATCGTCAAGGGGGAACTGACCGCCCGCGACCGGATCGTCGAGCGACAGTTGTCGGCAGAACTCGACGTCTCGCGCACACCGATCCGGGAAGCGCTCAAATTGCTGGAAGCGGACGGGCTGATCGAGATCACACTTCACCGCGGGGCAATCGTGTCGGACTACAAGCCTGAAGATGCTGTGGTTCTTTTTGATGTGATCTCGGTGCTGGAAAGCCTAGCCGCCAGACGGGTTTGCGAAGGCATGACACCATCCACCCTTCAGCGCCTCGAAGATCTGCACGGACAGATGCTGGAATATCATCACGCGGGCCGCACAAATGACTACTTCGATCACAACACGCTGATCCATGACTTCATCATCCAGTCCTGCGCCAACCCCGTCCTGATCACGACGCACAACCGCCTGATGATCCGTGCCCGGCGCGGGCGCTATCTTGCGATCCTGAACGAGGCACGTCTGGAACAGGCCGTCGCAGAACACGAAGACCTGATGCAGGCATTCCGCCATGAAAGCGCCGACAAGGCTGCGCAGGTTTGGGAAAGGCATCTGCGCCACACCGGGGAAACGGTCGCGGCCGTGTTGCTGGCAGAGGCAGACATCTGA
- a CDS encoding ABC transporter ATP-binding protein codes for MRQEKADLTDGSEPAAPVLRIGAVSKRFGTVTVLKDCSLNIAEGEIVTLLGASGCGKTTLLRCIAGFWDAEEGKIEIDGHDVGDLPVNRRPVGVVFQSYALFPHLTVARNVGYGLRMRGVPQSEIDARVREALETVSLADFADRYPAQLSGGQQQRVAVARVLILQPRVLLLDEPFSALDAKLRGAMQVELRQLIKRLGLTAIFVTHDQEEALTMSDRIAVMRAGRIEQVAAPDTVFDHPATAYVADFIGTSNFWQAQASGGQVALPDGQITDTDISGPVQVMTRPHNLRLAAGDKGPWRGQVSFHRTVGALVEYHVEIPDGTTIQVAAMRQERTRPWQAGEVVSLSVIDPSYCAVYPV; via the coding sequence ATGAGGCAGGAGAAGGCCGATCTGACCGACGGATCGGAACCAGCCGCCCCGGTGCTGCGCATCGGGGCGGTTTCCAAACGTTTTGGAACGGTCACTGTCCTGAAAGACTGTTCCTTGAATATTGCCGAAGGCGAGATCGTCACGCTGCTTGGTGCGTCGGGCTGTGGCAAGACCACGCTGCTGCGGTGCATCGCCGGGTTCTGGGACGCCGAGGAGGGCAAGATCGAGATCGACGGCCACGACGTCGGTGACCTGCCCGTCAATCGCCGCCCTGTCGGCGTGGTCTTCCAAAGCTACGCGCTTTTCCCGCATCTGACCGTAGCGCGCAACGTGGGGTACGGTCTGCGCATGCGAGGTGTGCCCCAAAGCGAGATCGACGCACGCGTGCGCGAGGCGCTGGAAACCGTGTCGCTGGCGGATTTTGCCGATCGCTACCCCGCACAGCTTTCTGGCGGCCAACAGCAGCGTGTGGCCGTTGCGCGGGTCCTGATCCTGCAGCCGCGTGTCCTGCTGCTTGATGAACCCTTCAGCGCGCTTGACGCGAAATTGCGCGGCGCCATGCAAGTGGAACTGCGCCAGTTGATCAAACGGCTGGGGCTCACGGCAATCTTCGTGACCCACGATCAGGAAGAAGCGCTGACCATGTCCGACCGTATCGCCGTCATGCGTGCGGGCCGGATTGAACAGGTCGCCGCGCCCGATACGGTGTTTGATCACCCGGCAACCGCCTATGTCGCGGACTTTATCGGCACATCGAATTTCTGGCAGGCGCAGGCCTCGGGCGGTCAGGTGGCTTTGCCGGACGGGCAGATCACGGACACAGATATTTCCGGGCCGGTGCAAGTCATGACGCGGCCGCACAACCTGCGACTGGCCGCCGGGGACAAAGGCCCGTGGCGCGGACAGGTTTCCTTTCACAGGACCGTCGGTGCCTTGGTTGAATATCACGTCGAAATACCGGATGGGACCACGATACAGGTCGCTGCCATGCGCCAGGAACGCACGCGCCCGTGGCAAGCCGGAGAGGTCGTAAGCCTATCGGTGATCGATCCGTCCTATTGCGCGGTGTATCCGGTCTGA
- a CDS encoding ABC transporter permease, giving the protein MSDATAFQPPPNARLGEVILDKLVSGRGIWPAVPAIIVLIVVAVVPFIILLSLGFSDIEVARGAIVSQTLSFSHLSNALSDPLYWITFQRSLVLAINTTLLCLLFGYPVAYLFLIGGKWTRRLILILTIAPLLTSGIVRTYAWLVILGGRGVVNSTLMSLGLIDQPLRIMNTHWAVLIGMVQIHLPVMILPLIAVMSRHEGGLMEASANLGASRLGTLRTVILPLSAPGIGTGAALVFTLSYTTFVVPQLLGGGNYLNAATMIYEQVVFSLEWSKGSVSSLILMATCLIVLVIIAMLTNIFTRWTKGRDA; this is encoded by the coding sequence ATGTCGGACGCAACAGCCTTCCAGCCCCCACCGAACGCGCGACTGGGCGAAGTCATTCTCGACAAACTGGTATCCGGTCGGGGCATCTGGCCCGCCGTGCCCGCGATCATCGTTCTGATTGTCGTTGCCGTTGTCCCATTCATAATCCTGCTGTCCCTCGGATTTTCGGATATTGAGGTGGCCCGCGGCGCGATCGTGTCGCAAACCCTGTCGTTTTCCCATCTGAGCAATGCGCTGAGCGACCCGCTCTACTGGATCACCTTTCAGCGTTCACTGGTGCTGGCGATCAACACCACTCTGCTTTGCCTGCTGTTCGGCTATCCGGTTGCCTACCTGTTTCTGATTGGCGGCAAGTGGACGCGGCGGCTGATCCTCATCCTGACCATCGCGCCCCTGCTGACCAGCGGGATCGTGCGCACCTATGCGTGGCTGGTGATCCTTGGCGGGCGCGGTGTGGTGAATTCAACCCTGATGAGCCTTGGGCTGATCGACCAGCCCTTGCGCATCATGAACACGCATTGGGCCGTCCTGATCGGCATGGTACAGATCCACCTGCCCGTGATGATCCTTCCGCTGATCGCGGTGATGAGCCGCCATGAAGGTGGGCTGATGGAGGCTTCGGCCAATCTGGGCGCATCCCGGCTCGGGACCCTACGCACGGTGATCCTGCCGCTCAGCGCACCGGGCATCGGCACGGGCGCGGCCCTCGTCTTTACGCTCAGCTATACGACGTTTGTCGTACCTCAGCTATTGGGCGGCGGCAATTATCTGAACGCGGCCACCATGATCTACGAACAGGTCGTCTTTTCACTGGAATGGAGCAAAGGATCCGTCAGTTCGCTGATCCTCATGGCCACCTGCCTGATCGTCCTCGTGATCATCGCGATGCTGACGAATATCTTTACCCGCTGGACGAAAGGACGGGATGCATGA
- a CDS encoding extracellular solute-binding protein has protein sequence MTQPKFTAMTRRSVLKASGYAALGTLAAPAILRAQSSELVIGCAGSHTAWMEQIVVPHMKGAIGADILFEGTKSSVNLEKMSSNKDAPYLSVVQMDDPVMIQAVEADLLTPITAEPVPNMTDLRPDAVHMDGMWCNYVQPWAGVAYNTEFQPDGVQSWAQLWTDEAKGQLIIPSLQNTEGMWTLFVSAMLGSGKPFSEAQYEIDAAFAKLEELKPNLLSVYTTMSQAFNLLEQGEITMLAGNFSSYTLPRKATGVPVDLAAPSEGIFAMPSGICLVKGGPNPELAEAYVNEMLGPQMQTAIADFATSVPANTTVTAGAIIPDGVPIYSPDWSFVAANRRDWIERFDKLMAL, from the coding sequence ATGACACAACCGAAATTTACCGCGATGACGCGCCGATCTGTGCTCAAGGCATCGGGCTATGCAGCGCTTGGTACTTTGGCCGCACCCGCCATTCTGCGTGCTCAAAGCAGCGAACTGGTCATTGGCTGCGCGGGGTCCCACACAGCGTGGATGGAACAGATTGTCGTGCCGCACATGAAGGGTGCCATCGGCGCGGATATCTTGTTTGAGGGTACCAAATCCTCGGTGAACCTAGAAAAGATGTCGTCCAACAAGGATGCGCCCTATCTTTCGGTGGTTCAGATGGACGACCCCGTGATGATACAGGCGGTCGAGGCGGATCTGCTGACCCCGATCACCGCAGAGCCGGTGCCCAACATGACCGATCTGCGCCCGGATGCGGTGCATATGGATGGCATGTGGTGCAACTATGTCCAGCCTTGGGCGGGGGTCGCCTATAACACCGAGTTCCAGCCCGATGGGGTGCAATCCTGGGCGCAATTGTGGACCGACGAAGCCAAGGGGCAGTTGATCATCCCATCGCTGCAGAACACCGAAGGCATGTGGACCCTTTTCGTGTCAGCCATGCTGGGGTCGGGCAAACCCTTTTCCGAGGCGCAATATGAAATCGACGCCGCATTCGCCAAACTGGAGGAACTGAAACCCAATCTGCTCTCGGTCTACACGACGATGAGTCAGGCCTTCAACCTGCTGGAGCAGGGCGAGATTACCATGCTGGCCGGTAATTTCTCGTCCTACACGCTGCCGCGCAAGGCGACCGGGGTGCCTGTTGATCTGGCTGCCCCGTCCGAAGGTATTTTCGCCATGCCATCGGGCATCTGCCTCGTCAAAGGGGGCCCGAACCCCGAACTGGCCGAGGCCTATGTCAACGAAATGCTCGGGCCCCAGATGCAAACGGCGATTGCGGATTTTGCGACCTCGGTGCCCGCCAATACCACCGTCACCGCTGGTGCCATCATCCCCGACGGCGTCCCGATCTATTCACCCGACTGGTCGTTTGTTGCGGCAAACCGGCGCGACTGGATTGAGCGTTTCGACAAGTTGATGGCGCTCTGA
- a CDS encoding carbohydrate kinase family protein — protein MRLALVRRGLVCDVTPDLITVGGLTVDNVVAADGTVALDVAGGNGAFSAAGALNWVRRVGLVSCAVASYPKETIARLEAGGVDLSGVIWRDATLSAGSWFLYDDSGRREEGLTAPGAALAEAGFPTDRLSPAQKAAWRSMLRDHAQPDEIGYSEFRVLHPLTAAQVPASWGDAPGVHLAPSALAVVGEMLEFFAGKGGVITADPGWQLADLSLDELGPVLARLDAFLPSEVELRALVPGASVSDALAEVAARFSGALVVKMGPKGALVWDRSAGQPIDVPAIKVATRDPTGAGDSFCGGFLAGLVESGDPVQAAHFGAISAARTVSTFGASNALPEDATLARAALQQEASLCP, from the coding sequence ATGCGCTTGGCCTTGGTGCGCCGAGGCTTGGTCTGTGACGTGACGCCTGATCTGATCACGGTCGGCGGGCTTACGGTGGACAATGTCGTCGCTGCTGACGGCACGGTCGCGTTGGATGTGGCGGGGGGCAACGGGGCATTCTCTGCCGCAGGCGCGCTCAACTGGGTGCGCCGGGTCGGGTTGGTCAGCTGTGCGGTGGCGAGCTATCCCAAAGAAACCATCGCGCGGCTGGAGGCAGGGGGCGTCGATCTCTCCGGTGTGATCTGGCGTGACGCGACCTTGTCTGCGGGCAGTTGGTTTCTCTATGATGATTCCGGCCGGCGGGAAGAGGGGCTGACCGCGCCGGGCGCTGCACTGGCCGAGGCGGGTTTTCCGACGGACCGGCTGTCGCCCGCGCAAAAGGCCGCGTGGCGCAGCATGCTGCGGGATCATGCGCAACCGGACGAGATTGGGTATTCAGAGTTTCGTGTGTTACACCCCTTAACTGCGGCGCAGGTGCCCGCGTCATGGGGCGATGCGCCGGGTGTCCATCTGGCCCCGAGTGCGCTGGCGGTCGTCGGCGAGATGCTGGAATTCTTTGCCGGGAAAGGTGGCGTGATAACAGCGGATCCCGGCTGGCAGTTGGCCGACCTTTCGCTGGATGAACTTGGCCCGGTCCTCGCGCGGCTGGACGCCTTTCTGCCGAGCGAAGTCGAACTGCGTGCCCTCGTGCCCGGCGCGTCGGTCTCTGATGCACTGGCGGAAGTGGCCGCGCGTTTTTCCGGTGCCCTCGTGGTCAAGATGGGACCAAAGGGCGCGCTGGTCTGGGACCGCAGCGCGGGCCAGCCGATCGACGTGCCAGCCATCAAGGTGGCGACACGCGATCCGACGGGGGCAGGCGACAGTTTTTGCGGTGGCTTTCTGGCCGGATTGGTGGAAAGTGGCGACCCGGTGCAGGCGGCACACTTTGGCGCGATTTCCGCCGCCCGAACGGTGAGCACATTCGGCGCCTCAAACGCGTTGCCCGAAGATGCGACCCTCGCGCGCGCCGCATTGCAACAGGAAGCCAGTCTATGCCCTTGA
- a CDS encoding SIS domain-containing protein — translation MSIEQRLKEIRRESSSDAAGDPERFRRVALTEYEMMSQGEAISATLEANRGPLTDIGRDLAGRTIRRVVTVGCGDSWIAGHGVRPAIEAALGAPCEPVEAFDFATYGLHTIDAETVVIGLSSSGKTEPVVEGLTASAARGAYTIGLSNTLGSPLMEQCPGALHIRATRGGWPTQSSTAAMALMLAMAASVQKAKGGDSSALEAALDALPGQVDDVAQAFYEPAKAVAKHLARADLILTTGAGPFFAPAEFGAAKLKELAPIHAYSFPLEEYHHYRTQKAGDPMFMVAGDAESHARALETAIMSRGCEGYCVALVPEGETEIAEIADVAWHLPLVPAETAPIIYSVPLHLFGYHAAVERDALGLGAPRLGL, via the coding sequence ATGAGTATCGAGCAAAGACTGAAAGAAATCCGGCGCGAGTCGTCTTCGGATGCGGCTGGCGATCCGGAACGGTTTCGCCGTGTCGCGTTGACCGAATATGAGATGATGTCGCAAGGGGAGGCGATCAGCGCCACGCTTGAGGCAAACAGGGGCCCGCTAACGGATATCGGGCGCGATCTTGCGGGGCGGACGATCCGTCGCGTGGTCACGGTCGGATGCGGCGACAGCTGGATCGCAGGTCACGGTGTGCGACCCGCCATCGAGGCGGCGCTCGGCGCGCCCTGCGAGCCTGTGGAAGCGTTTGATTTCGCCACGTACGGCTTGCACACGATTGATGCGGAAACCGTGGTGATCGGGCTGAGCTCTTCTGGAAAGACCGAGCCGGTGGTCGAAGGATTGACCGCGTCGGCTGCGCGGGGGGCATATACGATTGGTCTGTCCAACACGCTTGGGTCCCCGTTGATGGAACAATGCCCGGGTGCGCTGCATATTCGCGCGACACGGGGCGGTTGGCCCACGCAATCGAGCACGGCTGCGATGGCCCTGATGCTCGCGATGGCGGCGTCGGTGCAAAAGGCGAAAGGTGGAGACAGCAGCGCGCTTGAAGCTGCCCTCGATGCGCTGCCGGGTCAGGTGGATGACGTGGCGCAGGCTTTTTACGAGCCTGCCAAAGCAGTGGCAAAGCACCTTGCCCGCGCCGATCTTATTCTGACGACGGGGGCGGGTCCTTTCTTTGCCCCGGCAGAGTTCGGCGCGGCCAAGTTGAAGGAACTGGCCCCCATTCATGCCTATTCCTTTCCGCTGGAAGAGTATCACCATTACCGCACACAGAAAGCGGGCGATCCGATGTTCATGGTCGCGGGTGACGCAGAAAGCCACGCCCGTGCGCTGGAAACCGCGATCATGTCGCGGGGCTGTGAGGGCTATTGCGTGGCGTTGGTCCCCGAGGGTGAGACGGAAATTGCCGAGATCGCTGATGTGGCCTGGCATCTGCCGTTAGTGCCTGCCGAGACCGCACCGATTATCTACAGCGTGCCTTTGCACCTCTTTGGGTATCACGCCGCGGTAGAGCGCGATGCGCTTGGCCTTGGTGCGCCGAGGCTTGGTCTGTGA